GATTCAGAGCATCTCCGAGCAGACGACGCTTCTGGCCCTGAATGCGGCCATTGAGGCAGCACGCGCTGGCGAGCAGGGGCGGGGTTTTGCCGTCGTAGCGAGTGAGGTCAAGCAGCTCTCGAATCGCACGAAATCACTCACGATCTCGATCACCGAGACCATAGGCTCTGTCCAGGTCAATACCCGCAATGTCCTCGAGACGCTGGAAACCGTTCGCCTTGCCGTTACCCGTGGTGTGGCGTCGGGGGAAGCGACCGGTGAGTTGCTAGCCGATATCGACCAGGCCATGCATTCCGTTGCCGGTATGCTGCGCGATATCGCGGTTTCCACGGACGAGCAGTCGGCCGTGACCTTGGACATGACCGATCGAATTGAGCGCGTATCGCGTGGTAGCGAGTTGATGCGCACGCAAATGAGTTCCGTTATGTCCGTCATGTCACAGTTGGAGGTTGCCAGTAGCACGCTCCATCAACATTTGGGCGCTTTCACACTCGGACATGAAGACAGGTCAACCGGCGATGGCGCTCACCGGTCCTCGTCGCGCGAATCGATGACCACAGGCTTCATCGCTTCAGGCCAGTGAGGCGATGGTCCGGCGGAATCGAAACAAAGCGAGGGCAAAGAAAATGACTGCAAGGACAGTCATTGTGAGCAACTGTGGCCAGACGGTCGTCAATCCCGCACCGCGATAGAGAACGGCCTGAGTAAACATCACGTAGTGGGTGTCCGGCGCTGCCAGCATGAGATATTGCACGAGTATCGGCATGTTCTCCCGAGGGGTCGATGCACCGGAAAGAACCTGCAGGGGCAACAGCACAAGCATCAGTAGCAGTCCGAACTGCGGCATGGATCGCGCGATGGTTGCCATGAAGATGCCCAAAGAGGCTGTTGCCAGCAACTGCAGGAACGTGCCGAACAGAAACAAAGCCACCGATCCCTCGACCGGTACGGCCAGGAGCCCCTGAATCACGAAGGTCATCGAGAAGGCCACGGCGACAAGAACGACCAACACCATTGACCAGATTTTGGCACTCATGATTTCGAAGGGAGTGACCGGCATCACGAGCAAATGCTCGATGGTGCCGTGCTCACGCTCGCGGATCAGGGCGGCACCGGTCAGCACGATGGCCAGCATCGTGATGTCGCCCACCATCTCCATCACGCCACCAAACAACGATTGGCTCAGCGTCGGATTGAATCGAGCACGAACCGCAAGATCGACGCTCGGAATGGCCGTCTTTCCGTGTCGCGCCATGAATGCGGTCACTTCTTCGTTAATGATGGCCTGTACGTAGCCGCTCCCGGTATACGCCTGATTCATGCGCGTGGCGTCAACGTTAAGCTGGATGCCGGGATTCTTTCCTGCCAGTACGTCTCGTTCGAAACCAGGGGGTATTGTGAGGGCGAAGGTGTATCGCCCCTCATCGAGTCCATGATCCATTTCTGTCGGCGTAGTCAGTACGGGCGGCATGAAATAGGGCGGATAGAGCGCGTCGACGAGCCGGTGGGACAATGGCGACCGATCCTCGTCGACGACGGCAATCGTCGCCCGGCTCAGGGTTTCCGGCATGGCGGTGCCGGCGGCATACACGGCAAGGGTCATCGTGTATACGATCAGGAACATCAGCATGGGGTCACGCCAAAGGCTGCGAAGCTCCTTGATGCCGAGGTTGTAGATGTGTGAGAAGCGCATCTCAACGGGCCTGTTTCTTCAAAAGAAGGACGCACCCCGCGAGCAGAATCGGCGTTGCCAGCATGAGGGGGACGAAGGAGGACCATAAATCACCGAAATCCAGCGCCTTCGAGAATGTGCCGCGCGCCACGATCAGAAAATGAGTCGTCGGATAGATCTCACCGATTATTCTCCCGATGCCCGCCAGGGACGATACCGGATCGATCATGCCCGAGAATTGTACGGCCGGCAGGATGGTCAGCAGGGCCGTCGCGAAAATTGCCGCAATTTGACTCCGCATGAAGGTTGAAAACAGCAATCCCATGCTAGTCGCCGACATCACATACCAGAATGCGCCGAAGCACAGGGCTGCAAAGCTGCCGGTGAAGGGAATACCGAAGAGGCTGATCGCCAGCCAGGTCAACAGCAGGAAATTCAACATGGCCAACACGACATAGGGCAATTGTTTACCTAACAGGAATTCGAGCCGTGTTGTCGGCGTGACATAGAAATTGATGATCGAACCCAATTCCTTTTCACGCACTACGCTCAAGGCGGTCAGCATGGACGGCACCAGCAGAAGTAGTAGGGGAATGACGGCAGGAACCATGGCGATCAAGCTGCGATTGTCGGGGTTGTAGCGAAAGCGTGTTTCGATGTGCATGAGCGGCGTCTCGCTGCCTGCCTGTTTGCTCTGCACGTAGGCGGACAGCCAACTTGCCTGCAAGGCCTGGAGATAGCCCACGACCGTCTCCGCCCTGGGCGGGATTGCCCCATCGACCCAAACGCCTATGGAAACCGGGGTCCCGCGCTTGATGTTCCGCGCAAAATTTGGCGGTATTTCGATGGCAAAACTGATTCTGCCGCTACGCATCCGACGATCGAGATCTTGATAGCTCGTGAGCGGTGG
The Halothiobacillus diazotrophicus DNA segment above includes these coding regions:
- a CDS encoding ABC transporter permease, producing MRFSHIYNLGIKELRSLWRDPMLMFLIVYTMTLAVYAAGTAMPETLSRATIAVVDEDRSPLSHRLVDALYPPYFMPPVLTTPTEMDHGLDEGRYTFALTIPPGFERDVLAGKNPGIQLNVDATRMNQAYTGSGYVQAIINEEVTAFMARHGKTAIPSVDLAVRARFNPTLSQSLFGGVMEMVGDITMLAIVLTGAALIREREHGTIEHLLVMPVTPFEIMSAKIWSMVLVVLVAVAFSMTFVIQGLLAVPVEGSVALFLFGTFLQLLATASLGIFMATIARSMPQFGLLLMLVLLPLQVLSGASTPRENMPILVQYLMLAAPDTHYVMFTQAVLYRGAGLTTVWPQLLTMTVLAVIFFALALFRFRRTIASLA